The sequence AATATTGTGTAAATTCCACCCTGAATTGCCTAAAGATGGAAGAACTCTTCTGAAAACCAAGACAACAGGATACACTGTGCAAGAGAAATGTGGTGGTCTTTACTACTACTTTGGCATTCTGGATTCAATGAGAAGGGTGTTAGTCAAAATGAAAGACATGCTAGTGGAAGGTTCTTACCTAATGTTGCAGATCAATATTGATGGACTACCTTTGTTTAAGAGTTCCAGTGCACAACTCTGGCCAATTTTAGGATTGCTTGTGAATGTTCCAATGAAAGAGCCGGTAGTCATAGGCCTTTTCTCTGGATGTAAAAAACCCACTTCGTCTTCAGAGTTCTTGGAGGATTTGGTAACAGAATTGAAGCAACTTGAGAGAGGCTTTGACTTTGAAGGCAAGATGTTGTCTTTAAAAGTCCATTCAGTGATATGTGATGCACCTGCAAGGTCATTTGTCAAAAATGTAAAATCCCATAATGGCTACAGTGGATGTGATAAGTGTTCACAAACTGGTTTGTTTCTAAACAGGCGTATGACGTTTCCCTTAACTAAATGTCAACTCAGGACAGATGAATCCTTTTCTTTAAAACTTGATGAAGACCACCACCATGAAGGTCCTCTCCCCTTTCAAGGACTAGCTATTGGTTTGGTGTCCCAGTTTCCATTAGACTATATGCATTTAGTATGCTTGGGTGTTGTCAGACGCATGGTGAACCTTTGGCTCAAAGGCCCACTAAACACTCGGCTGCCAGCTAATATTGTCAAAAAAATTTCTCAAAACCTTGTGGCAATGCGTCCTTATATTCCTGAGGAATTTGCACGGAAACCTAGACCACTTTGTGAAGTCGACAGATGGAAAGCAACTGAGTTTCGCCAGTTTCTTTTGTATACTGGTCCTGTGGTTTTGGCAGGAGTTTTAGACACTGCAATGTATGGAAACTTTATGTTGCTTTTCAGTGCAATTGCGATCTTGGTTAGTCCTCAGCTTTCAGCCACCCACTGTGATTATGCTCAGTCGCTACTTGAGACATTTGTGAAGCATTTTGGTGATCTTTACGGGAAAGAGTTTTtagtctataatgtccattcccTAGTCCATTTACCACACGATGTGCAACATTTAGGACCTTTAGACTCCACCTCTGCCTTTCCTTTCGAAAGTTATTTGCACAAACTCAAGAAGCTGGTAAGAAAACCAAGATTCCCACTTGCTCAAATCATAAGACGGTTGTCAGAGGAATCTCCTGATATCAAAGCTCCCCAAAACTGTAACCGCTTAAAAAAGCAGCACTGCATTGGTCCAGTACCATCTGGTCTGCCAGCAGTAAGACAATACAGTGAGCTGTATGGTGACAGTTTTACCATAAAAACCAGTACTGGAAACAATGTGTTTATAATTCATGACAGCATTTGTTGCATTTATAATATTCTCGAATGTAGGGATGCTGTATTTGTTGTGTACAAGGTATTTATGTGCAGGTCACCTTTTTTCAGATATCCATTTTATTCAGATTTCctttctgtgttctctgtgtcacAACTTGGTGAAGAGTTTCACTTTACAGAGGTCAGTAACATCTCACAAAAGTGTGTAGCTTTGCCATATCGTGACCAGTTTGTTGTCCTTCCACTCCTTCACACTCGCAACAAGTAGAGGTTGATAATGCAGCAAAAGGAGGACCTTGCACTAAACtttttggtttttcttattttgtttttgttttcactTCTTTGCCAAAACTAAAGAATATTGTTTACATAACAAACTGGTCTGGGTATTGTACTAATatagtattttatttttttctttgtaaCTGTTTAGATGTATCTAGTAGTGAAATTTCTGTGTGATGACACAGTAAACATTGTTCCAAGTACATGGTATGCTGATGGAAAGACATGGTGGCCAAACTACCCAAGTGATGATAAAATAAACAAAGCAGTAAGACTTTTAGAACCCCCTGGACATGACTGGCAGCAATATGAGGCAAGGATCTTGTGCCATAAAGGTATTTATCTTTAAATTACTTACTCCTTTGACTGGTTATTTGTTTATGTAAAAagttacaggtgtgtgtaaaaGCTGGGGCTTATATGCGTAATGGCTGTATACAATGTGTTTTTCACAAAGCAAGATTTTAGGTTTTTCTGTTAGCTAGATGAATTAAGGCAGCAGTTAAGGACTGTCcaataaaaattaattgattCTCTATTGGACATTGATTAATTTATTGATTTGAATAAAATTTTAAGACTAACCAAGAAATCCTGTTTTATAAAATACCCTATGCATTGTTGATATTCACATGATTTCTTTTTTAAGCTGATTACTTGGAGGCACGGAAGAAACTGCGTGAAGCATTGTATTGTCAAACATCTGACTTGCAGTCTGAAGCTGCTGATGACTGTGTTTCAGGGAAGAAAAGATTGCGAAAGGCAaagtatgattttttaaaatatatttgttcATTAATGAAGTTTCTATGAACAAAGTATATATTGAGTATTTCTTTTAAGGGTCTTTGAATCAGTTTttacataatttttttaaacagtTACCGCTACTTTGACTCTGAATCTGATGAAGATGAGCCCTGTCTGAATAAAAGACCTCGCCCTTTACCACCACCTGTTGCAAGGCCTCCAAGTGACTGCACCACTCCTGTCCCTCCAGAGTACAACATGAGACGTTCTACCGCCACACCAAGAGCTGATCCTATGTCTGTCATTGGTGAGGTTTGGTTTAgttttatgtttgtttacatAACTGTATACACAGATCAGCCATGTTTAAAACCACAGATTAAGTGAATTATTGATTATTTACAATGGACCTCATAAATAGCTTTTTGTCCACCTCTTATTGTTTTCACAAAAAAATAATTgataagaaaaatatatatatagtacaaaAATCATTGTTCATAATTTAAGCCTTAATGTCCTACAAACAAATTGAAATGTTGTTACATGTATTAAATATAAATTATGTTTATTTTTGTCACACTTAGCTCCGCccccttcctgtctgtctggccGAGTTTCTTAAGGTTAGATACCTACTACAGTATCTGGAGGGGAAGGCCCTCCAATGGGCCGATCTTATGACCCAGAGACCACAGGAGATGGGGACTCTGGAGGGATTTTTTGACATGCTCAGGGCTCGCTTTGGCAAGCACAACTCTGAGCATTGGACACATGACTGGTCCGACCCTGAGGAGGTAGCAGCCCGTAGGGCTGAACAGTACCTCAgagcgcctacgccagccgcccagcctgcgcctacgccagccgcccagcctgcgcctacgccagccgcccagcctgcgcctacgccagccgcccagcctgcgcctacgccagccgcccaggaGCGGTCAGAGTGCGTACCCGAGGCCCGGGAGCGGTCAGAGTGCGTACCCGAGGCCCGGGAGCGGCCTGTGAGCGTCACCGAGGCCCAGCAGCGGCCTGTGAGCGTCACCGAGGCCCAGCAGCGGCCTGTGAGCGTCACCGAGGCCCAGCAGCGGCCTGTGAGCGTCACCGAGACCCCGGAGGGTCCTGCCTGTGAGTGCGAGGCCCAGGAGAGGTTGGCGAGTATACCGCAGGCCCGGGAAAGGTGTGCACCTGTTCCCTTGCCCCGTAGGGAGCCAGAGCTGCCTCCGCCTGTACCCGCTGCCCGCCAACGGActacgccggctgctgtcccggcgacccaggagaggtcgtccacgccggctgctgtcccggcgacccaggaggggtcgtccacgccggctgctgtcccggcgacccaggagaggtcgtccaagccggctgctgtcccggcgacccaggagaggtcgtccacgccggctgctgtcccggcgacccaggagaggtcgtccacgccggctgctgcacccgcgacccaggaggggtcgtccacgccggttcctgcacccgcgacccaggaggggtcgtccacgccggttcctgcacccgcgacccaggaggggtcgtccacgccggttcctgcacccgcgacccaggaggggtcgtccacgccggttcctgttcctgctgcccggagggggtcgccgccgccgcctccgcctgttcctgctgcccggagggggtcgccgccgttgccggcgcctgttcctgctgcccggagGGGGTCACCGCCGTCGCCTCCGCCCGTTCCTgctgcccggagggggtcgccgccgccacctccgcctgttcctgctgcccggagggggtcgccgccgccgcctgttcctgctgcccagAGATGGTCGCCGCCGTTGTCGccacctgttcccgctgcagGGAGGTGGTCGTTGCCGCCCATCCCGGTGTCCTGCAAGGGGTCTTTGCCCGATCCTTGGACTACTAAGCCTGGGCCAGGACCTGCGCAGCCCATTCCCCCTACCCAGCCACAGGGACTGCTGGAGAGAGCCACCCAAGGGGACTATGACTGTGGCACAGGGGTTGACATAACCCCCACAATGTGGGAACTCCTGGGACACATGGCCCACATGAGACTTTTGTTCTGGACTCCTGTCCCTGGTTATGTATTCGTACCAGTTCCTGTGACCACCTATTGTTCCTCTGTCGTCTCAGTACCCGTGTCTGTTTCAGGTTCGTGTGTTTTTGTACCCTGTGTGGTTCCGGTTCCTTGTCAGTTCGTTCAACTCGTTCCCGTTCATGTATCTGTGGTTTTTCGTGTACTCACCTCTGTGTTCTCCTGTTCCTCCGATCCGGTGTCTCTCCCCAGGTCTGCTACTGTAcgtacctctaccccctctgaCTGTTTGGCTGGTTCCTCATCCGCTCCCATGCACACGCCCGGTTTTGTTTCTGTTTCCACAGCCTCGCCTCCCGACATGCATCCAGCAGGATCTGGTTCATTCTTCGGCGATGTGCCGACAGTGTCCAGTGTCTCGCTTCCTTTCACTGCCCCTGTGTCCCCTGCCTCTTCCGTGTCTTCTACGTTTTGTTCTGGTCTTAGGTGTTCGCCAACTTCTGCATCTGGGCCTGCCTCCATGTTTTCTAGCTGGTGTCCTGGTTTCCGTGTTGTCCGTCCTGGTTTTGCCCCTGTTTCTACGtgacttgttttgttttcttgtatGGTTTTTAAGCACCCCGGAGTGGCGCTttagagggggggttctgtcacacttagctccgcccccttcctgtctgtctggcctggctcctcctcctctggtcTTCTCTGTTTAGTTCCGCCTCTACATTTGTCATCTGGTTCAGCTGTTGCTTGTTGAGTGTTCATTAAGGTTTGTATAAAGTCTTTGTGTTTTGGGTTTTCTTTGTGGGTCAATGTTATGTTTGTCGGAGTCAGAGTTATATGCTTCTGTGGTTCGTGTTTTCTATCAGGTTCTTGCTGATGCTATTGTTTGTATGTTGTAGGGATTAGGGTTTTCGTAtgcttctgtgtttgtgtggaaatCAGAGTCTTGTGGTGCGTGTGGTTTATGTTTCCATCTGGTTCTTGTGAGTTCTACTGTTTGTATATTGATGTCTAAGTTAAGTTTTGGTTGTGCTACTGTTTGGTTATCTTCCTCTGTGTGATAGTAGCTGTGTGTACTTAGTTCTTGTGTCTATGTGTGAGGTTCGCTTTTGTTATGTTCACGTTTCCCTTTGGATGTTTGGTTTGCCTGGTGTTGTGCACGGTTAGTTGTGGTTGTGTTACATTTCCTTACGTTGCAGTCTAGCTATGTGTCGCcctgtgtgattgtgttcaGTTCTAGTAGCTTACGTGTTCTGTGTTTCCTGGTATAGAGTGTTGTGTAGTATTCTTATGGTTTTCGTTTCCGTATTGTCTCATCGTATGTTTTGGTTCTTTGTATGTATTCATCCTCATgtgctttgtgtaatacaaGTGTCCTTTCGTGAGTATCTGTAGTCTGTTTGTCGGTGCTTTATTAACATGCCACGTAAGAGCAAAGCGCTTCGTGCGAATACCACACGGTTAGCCAGTATGGCTTCCGCTAGTGGCTGTGAGTCCCGCTCTCTTGCGCCTGTGCGTCCGCCCCCTGATCATGGCACACCCCCGACGTTACAATTTTTTAATTATGAACAAAAATACTTCCTGATATTGTAATTTTATAAAGAATAATCTAATTTACTTATCAAGCTCCCGTCTTCAAAATTTAAATTTTTAATGatttaacatttcaaatatcccCCCGTGGACAGTTTTATGATCTCTTCGCTCTAACCAGAATCTCCTTTTTCTCTGCCCCTTATCACCACAAATGGACAGCTACTCCAAAGACTTTTAGTAATCCCACCTCCACACCTGCAGGACATGATTTGGAGgatgtgacgatggggtcgtggcgaaggatgagacactgaatcctccTTTAGActtgacgtcacttttattttaaatagaaattgcgcaatagcgcacacggaacacgtatacacacacactgagacgtgtagactttagacaacgacgagcacaggacactgcgcgagcgcacattaaatagacagaccacattagccccatgtgattacgagacgattcacaggtgagacacattattcacacaacaaagctatcaccacggagttccgaaaatgcagacagagcacgtggacaacgtttacacacgcccaaaagggaggggccggggtcctcaacgtgacagacgccccctccaagggcactacccgtcccggggtgccaacaggaccgagtgccccgaacccacgacgatgggcggatccgacgcgctcagtcctgcgtctgggaggtgactgccctcggggaagcgtccgccacggaccacctagaacaccctccctgggaacacaggggaaaagacgttagacacgttacacgggacattcacaaacacgcacacaggcacattgacacatagaggaacgaatgggaaaaatgggttaggaatacagacgggaagactgacgaacacagacacacacacacatgaaacaggcgccaggctgcgcgccagaaggatagcgatgaggggagtgagatcgggagccactggtgctgcaggcgctgcggtgggcggtgctcctcctgcccttgctgcaaaccctccaccgggcgcagcgcggttggccaacgtggcaggtgcagcgcggttggccgacgcggcaggtgcagcgcggttggtcccaaccctcggtgggccgtacgggaaaccctcctcgcccgtggatctccctccggacctggcagtgggagtggcctcctccgcttccatctcctcgtcactgccacggctccagctcatgggctgtcccgagctgccaccccgggaacagtccatgtcgctggctggggagagCTCGGGGGATGAacccgcctctggactcctcctcctcttcgccgtcccggcggacagttccgagggggaagggctctcctcctcctccgtgtaggagccctcggacggagggtactccccattctcctcctcctccccaccgtcttcctcggggcatgcggagcactccgacggggaggggtactcctcctcgtcaCACTCTTGCTCCTCgccctcctcctcgccctcctcgatggggggagagggaactatgggcggagggaggtagtcctctgactcctcctcctcctcttcaccgtagtcgacggtggagacATCGTctagcgacggagggtaggcttcctccccctccccaccgtagtcgacggtggaggcTTCGCCTAGAGATGGAggatagtcctcttcctcctccccctcgctTGGCGaatcctcctccccaaactcgctctctggagTGCTCTCCGTCGAGCAAAGCACGAACGCACCCATCCTCAGAGGCGAGGGTTCgcaggaaggagaggggtgtcgctctcgcCATATCCGCCGTGCCTGCTCGAGGAAGTTGTCCGCTATCTCGGGGACGGAGGATTCCCGAGCCATGCGCAGCATATAGGCGCAtagcgggtcctgctccatgagCTCGGGGTTGGCGGTGGCTTGGCAGCGCTGGCCAGGAGAAGAGGCGCGATGGCGCCGCTTGCTGGCTCGATTGCCCCTCTTCGGTCGGGTGGCATAGCCCGGCATGGTGTCTCACACGGCTCGTCGTtatgtgacgatggggtcgtggcgaaggatgagacactgaatcctccTTTAGActtgacgtcacttttattttaaatagaaattgcgcaatagcgcacacggaacacgtatacacacacactgagacgtgtagactttagacaacgacgagcacaggacactgcgcgagcgcacattaaatagacagaccacattagccccatgtgattacgagacgattcacaggtgagacacattattcacacaacaaagctatcaccacggagttccgaaaacgcagacagagcacgtggacaacgtttacacacgcccaaaagggaggggccggggtcctcaacgtgacagaggAGCCTATTTCCATCACTGGTAAACTTTGTCACAGTTCATATAGTATTGATCAGGTCATAAATGTCTCatttaaattatataattttttataCAAATACAACTTAAATGGCCTGAGAATTCTTTTTGGAAAAATATCCAATAATCAACCTAATAAACCTAATTGTAATGCAGCATATGCTGTGGAgtgaggaggcagacacaaacgctgaggagagcgagatttaataaagggaattccAAACTCGGGGTCGAATAAGAAGGCATTGGTCAGATCAGTTagggagtccgaacatgaaacaCGGAGAGGCCTGACGGAACGAAATACTTGAAATCAAACATGGGTAGAACGTAGAACAAAACGAAACAACCAGGAACAGAAAACAGGGCGAAACAAGAAGTACTCAcaaggcagggaacacggagtCAGAATAACTCGAGTGAATATATACAGCAACACAATCACCGACAACaggctagggaaacacagggactataagtacatggaactaacaagacacagctgatcaCACTGACACCACGGGTGTGGCAGACAAGatggaaaccagggcaacaaaCAAGCAGGACGGGagtaacgggcaaggaacaacacagacacgaggaacagggacaccGGAATGACAGctaagagaggggggcgtagccctacatgACACTAATAcatattttgtttcatttatcAGGTCCAGTTCGATACATGTTCAAACCATCATGCCGTGTAGGAAGAACCAGTGATGCGATTCCATGCACTGGTAAGTAAAAATCTGTTAATAATTAGAGATGTGGCTGAAGGATGACTGCAACACACGAGCTAAACAAAATCTGGTATGTTTGTTTTCAAGAACAGTAAAATAAGCTAAAAGTAATTGACAGTTACTAAAAAATGTAACCAAATAACTTTAGTCTTTTCCCCTTTTTTTACAGAAAGCCCTTACAGCAAAATTTTCATGTTTACCTGTTAATATGAAATTTTTtgggtttatttttttatttattaatagcTAGAGGGTTCATTTTACTGGATATATTACAAAATACAGAAGATTACGCAAAgtaaacacacaaatatacttTTATCATTAATTAAAGTCTAAACTATTGAAAGCCAGAAATGTTTGTATAAATCTGTACTGGAGTAGCAGTGTATTCTAATGTACTAATTTAATCTTATGGCACCTGCTTTAATGCTTTTTAATATTGGCATATTTTAGATGCATCAAGTAAACAAGACTTGCTTTAATAAAAGTTAGAGATAAATATTTAGAATAATCATCCAAATAATcactaataaaaaaatatatatataattaaatatttaaggAATGCATTGACTAAAAATAGACTAAAATGTTTCTAGTTTTCCTTGACAAACTAATAATGACATAAATATGATTAGACTAAAATTTATAATAGTTTAAGACTTAAGACAATTAAAATCacctgtcaaaattaacactgcttcTAATATCCTTCTTTAGGTTGCACATCTGGCAGCCATTGGAGGCAGTGACCTGAAACGTGTAACATGGAATATTTTAGCCTTTTTGTTTGCagaaaatgtggcaaaaatgaTCAACTGGAAAGGAGTGAATGGGAAGATGTCTTTTGCATCAATGGCAACCAAGGCAATAGTAATACGTAAGTAATAATGCAAGATTTTATTTTCCTCTGTGCACATTCTATTTTTAAAATGAATAACAAAGTAAATAGATATCAATTTATAAAACGCAACAGTTTAAAATCATGATGTGACTTATtgaaaaataacatttttaattTGCATCAAAAACTTCGGTAACACTTTATTTTAAGGTCTGCTTCTTAATAGTTGAACAACCGTTAATGAGCAATTGACAATGGCCTTGTAACTAAAAACATTTGTAAGAGtgttacatacatacataaacgtGTTTACAAAGCATTTATATTGTATGTTAATATAAATGATAATTTATAAACTCTTTGTTGACAAATGACTTGCATGTTAATCAACTGTAATCTTTTTTGATCATGCATACAATGAAGGTCTTTATGTGATGtgttaattatttaatttaaacagGTAAAATGTTTCGAATACataactcaccacattaaccaCGTATTTGGTagtaagttaaatattaaatagTCAGTGGCAAGCATGTGTGTATACAGCTATAAAAGAATGagattaaataataaaaaagatcacaaaattaatatttaataatattaatattatattttGCTATAGTTTGAGTGTGTATAGGGTGTCCCAGGTTGGTGTCAGTGACTCTCTGGGGTGCTAACAAAAATTCACTAATTCTACCATAGTCATTCATACCAGTTTGTTAATAGCATCTGTAGTTAAGGCCAGTAAAATACTGAACTAGATTTACCATCATTGAAATTCCTATATTTGAGGTGTTTTAATGTTTACAAGTGGTGAGTTGTGTATTCAAATGATTTTATCTCTTTAAATGTTAATTAATATATccattaacactagagctcctagagaagcgaaaaatttcacagggcttggtagggtccatgtagcccactcccctgctgtgaagggattaacgcctattgtcttggtaatgcggctCACCCCAAGCTCATAcacctgccaaagcacaagctggctcaccccaagctcatatgaccaaaacaccaaacgtgatacttcacaaaaaagttgaagttacaagcaggctgtatgttaccgatactacaacaaacggcaaaaaatttgtagactcgtgtttcaaaagttacaattcaatcgcacgtagagacgagtcccgtcaaacaataaaaataaataaaattgtttgaatcttgctctttgtatatttcatatactatactatat comes from Brachyhypopomus gauderio isolate BG-103 unplaced genomic scaffold, BGAUD_0.2 sc40, whole genome shotgun sequence and encodes:
- the LOC143485863 gene encoding uncharacterized protein LOC143485863 isoform X1, whose translation is MYLVVKFLCDDTVNIVPSTWYADGKTWWPNYPSDDKINKAVRLLEPPGHDWQQYEARILCHKADYLEARKKLREALYCQTSDLQSEAADDCVSGKKRLRKANYRYFDSESDEDEPCLNKRPRPLPPPVARPPSDCTTPVPPEYNMRRSTATPRADPMSVIGPVRYMFKPSCRVGRTSDAIPCTGCTSGSHWRQ
- the LOC143485863 gene encoding uncharacterized protein LOC143485863 isoform X2, with product MYLVVKFLCDDTVNIVPSTWYADGKTWWPNYPSDDKINKAVRLLEPPGHDWQQYEARILCHKADYLEARKKLREALYCQTSDLQSEAADDCVSGKKRLRKANYRYFDSESDEDEPCLNKRPRPLPPPVARPPSDCTTPVPPEYNMRRSTATPRADPMSVIAPPPSCLSGRVS